From Hermetia illucens chromosome 6, iHerIll2.2.curated.20191125, whole genome shotgun sequence, one genomic window encodes:
- the LOC119659181 gene encoding charged multivesicular body protein 4c isoform X1 has protein sequence MSFFGKMFGGKKEVAPTTGEAIQKLRETENMLIKKQEFLEAKIQQELETAKKNGTKNKRAAIQALKRKKRYEKQLQQIDGTLSTIEMQREALESANTNTAVLTTMKNAADALKAAHKNMDVDQVHDMMDDIAEQQDVAREISDAISNPVPFGQDMDEEELEKELEQLEQEELDKNLLDIAGPSKEELPEVPTDEIKQKAKEKKKEEEEMDPQMKELLAWAE, from the exons ATGAGTTTCTTCGGGAAAATGTTTGGCGGAAAAAAGGAAGTGGCTCCGACCACTGGCGAAGCAATTCAAAAACTTCGCGAAACAGAAAACATGCTTATTAAAAAACAGGAATTTCTAGAGGCAAAGATCCAACAGGAATTGGAGACGGCCAAAAAGAACGGAACGAAAAATAAGCGAG CTGCCATCCAGGCGTTGAAACGGAAAAAGCGATATGAGAAACAACTGCAGCAAATCGATGGTACCCTGTCGACAATTGAAATGCAAAGGGAAGCCCTGGAGAGTGCGAATACAAACACTGCGGTCCTGACAACTATGAAGAATGCTGCAGATGCCCTCAAGGCCGCGCATAAGAACAT GGACGTTGACCAAGTTCATGACATGATGGATGATATCGCTGAACAGCAAGACGTGGCGAGAGAAATCTCAGATGCCATTTCGAACCCAGTACCGTTCG GGCAAGATATGGACGAAGAAGAACTCGAGAAGGAATTAGAACAACTTGAACAAGAAGAATTAGACAAGAACTTACTCGACATCGCCGGTCCTAGCAAGGAAGAGTTACCAGAAGTTCCAACAGACGAAATCAAACAGAAAgcgaaggagaagaagaaag aagaagaagaaatggaccctcaaatgaaagagcttctGGCCTGGGCCGAATAG
- the LOC119659181 gene encoding charged multivesicular body protein 4c isoform X2 produces MSFFGKMFGGKKEVAPTTGEAIQKLRETENMLIKKQEFLEAKIQQELETAKKNGTKNKRAAIQALKRKKRYEKQLQQIDGTLSTIEMQREALESANTNTAVLTTMKNAADALKAAHKNMDVDQVHDMMDDIAEQQDVAREISDAISNPVPFGQDMDEEELEKELEQLEQEELDKNLLDIAGPSKEELPEVPTDEIKQKAKEKKKEEEMDPQMKELLAWAE; encoded by the exons ATGAGTTTCTTCGGGAAAATGTTTGGCGGAAAAAAGGAAGTGGCTCCGACCACTGGCGAAGCAATTCAAAAACTTCGCGAAACAGAAAACATGCTTATTAAAAAACAGGAATTTCTAGAGGCAAAGATCCAACAGGAATTGGAGACGGCCAAAAAGAACGGAACGAAAAATAAGCGAG CTGCCATCCAGGCGTTGAAACGGAAAAAGCGATATGAGAAACAACTGCAGCAAATCGATGGTACCCTGTCGACAATTGAAATGCAAAGGGAAGCCCTGGAGAGTGCGAATACAAACACTGCGGTCCTGACAACTATGAAGAATGCTGCAGATGCCCTCAAGGCCGCGCATAAGAACAT GGACGTTGACCAAGTTCATGACATGATGGATGATATCGCTGAACAGCAAGACGTGGCGAGAGAAATCTCAGATGCCATTTCGAACCCAGTACCGTTCG GGCAAGATATGGACGAAGAAGAACTCGAGAAGGAATTAGAACAACTTGAACAAGAAGAATTAGACAAGAACTTACTCGACATCGCCGGTCCTAGCAAGGAAGAGTTACCAGAAGTTCCAACAGACGAAATCAAACAGAAAgcgaaggagaagaagaaag aagaagaaatggaccctcaaatgaaagagcttctGGCCTGGGCCGAATAG